Proteins encoded within one genomic window of Alosa alosa isolate M-15738 ecotype Scorff River chromosome 24, AALO_Geno_1.1, whole genome shotgun sequence:
- the LOC125289950 gene encoding dedicator of cytokinesis protein 8-like, whose amino-acid sequence MPSSYDAVEPVDLEEFLMAQLRSGDAELMQELGDFPDDDLEVELVERECRTAQHSVPDEGAELDLHVRDCVQSYTQPWLIVSRRCQGDGWSAYSERPGLHKLLQRQVFESDLQPEKQEPAVRSPSLSWLH is encoded by the exons CCTTCGTCCTACGATGCCGTGGAGCCGGTGGATCTAGAGGAGTTCCTGATGGCCCAGCTGCGCAGCGGAGACGCCGAGCTCATGCAGGAGCTCGGCGACTTCCCCGACGACGACTTAGAGGTGGAGCTGGTGGAGCGGGAGTGTCGCACCGCACAGCACTCGGTCCCAGACGAGGG GGCCGAGCTTGACCTACATGTGAGAGACTGTGTACAGAGCTACACACAGCCTTGGTTAATAGTCAGTAGAAG GTGTCAAGGTGATGGGTGGAGTGCCTACTCGGAGCGCCCCGGCCTCCACAAGCTCCTCCAGAGGCAGGTGTTTGAGTCCGACCTGCAGCCCGAGAAACAGGAGCCAGCG GTGAGGTCTCCATCTCTGTCCTGGCTTCATTGA